In Rosa chinensis cultivar Old Blush chromosome 1, RchiOBHm-V2, whole genome shotgun sequence, a genomic segment contains:
- the LOC112165128 gene encoding receptor-like protein 7 — translation MGLSSRQCLSNVPNIGLLSRILVLLLFHVLGAGSLYSRQQQPSSCHDEDSAALLQFKQSFIIDPSVSYDDGSCPKVSSWKTAEGDHNSNCCSWDGVECDEDTGHVTGLDLSSSCLYGSINSSSSLFRLVHLRRLNLADNHFNYSEIPTTIRNLPRLRYLNLSLSVFSGQVPSEITQLSKLSSLDLSRNLHAHSDEPLLKLKVPNLAGLVQNLTRLEKLHLSYVNISSKIPDSLVNLSFLSSLTLGNCDLYGEFPIRIFKLQYLTFLSVRSNQELSGYLPDFNGSSPLTWLSLGGTNFSRNVPSSIRKLDALNYLNLAECSFSGPIPASLANLTQLNYLSLATNNFVGGPLSWLGKQTELTSLHLTSTNLNGPIPVSLGNLTQLTDLFLDENQLSGPIPPLLGNLSRVTNLDLSDNRLSGLIPESLFNLNLSELSLFGNNLHGKLDICRLPSTLIQLQLGGNKLEVSQSKIMNTTLFPKLSTLVLCACNINEFPDFLRHQQNLNWLALSFNKLHGQIPKWMLNTSTESLMFLDLKHNFLSDFGQLNVVLPWVNLKVLFVGQNLLDGSPPIPPQSIIYYSFDNNNLTGELSQLMCNISTLQYVDFSNNKLSGTIPPCLGNFSDDLQVLVLRNNSFHGTLPQRYSNTSNLKMLDVSYNQLHGKIPRSLANCVMLESLVLSVNKFSDVFPFWLASLPELKLLAMHHNAFYGVIGNTKENLHFPELRILDLSYNNFRGEFPSEYIFSGNAMRGIVLSQPTYMEASSDLNIPNVNAPRFSYSFTVTISNKGFERYYGHIQEDLGVIDISSNNFRGKIPEFIGNLKGLRFLNISNNIFNGSIPSFLENLTLLEALDLSQNQLSGEIPQQLVQLTSLANFNVSYNNLTGSIPQGRQFQTFENTSYKGNPELCGDPLTRRCGNSIAPAQLPPSNSIEENVSGSAFELDWKFVLAGFGSGLLVGVVLADVAITRRRELFLEIVGMLIRLMKRIKRQRRY, via the coding sequence ATGGGATTGTCATCCCGCCAGTGCTTGTCTAATGTCCCCAATATTGGTCTGCTTTCAAGAATTTTAGTTCTATTGTTGTTTCATGTTCTTGGGGCTGGCTCCTTATACTCTAGGCAGCAGCAGCCATCTAGTTGCCATGATGAGGACAGCGCTGCCTTGCTGCAATTTAAGCAAAGCTTTATTATCGATCCATCTGTTTCTTATGATGATGGTTCATGTCCAAAGGTCTCATCATGGAAGACAGCTGAAGGAGATCATAATAGCAACTGCTGCTCATGGGACGGGGTCGAGTGTGATGAAGACACTGGTCATGTGACTGGGCTTGATCTTAGTAGCAGTTGTCTCTATGGCTCCATCAACTCCAGCAGCAGCCTCTTTCGCCTTGTTCATCTCCGGAGGCTGAATCTTGCTGACAACCACTTCAATTACTCTGAAATTCCTACAACAATTAGGAATCTTCCGAGGCTTAGGTATCTCAACCTTTCCTTATCTGTGTTTTCTGGCCAAGTCCCATCTGAAATTACACAGTTGTCCAAATTGTCATCCCTTGATTTGTCTAGAAATCTTCATGCACATTCTGATGAACCGCTGTTGAAGCTGAAAGTACCCAATCTAGCTGGTCTAGTTCAAAACCTAACTAGACTAGAAAAGCTTCATCTCAGTTACGTTAACATATCTTCCAAAATTCCTGATTCATTGGTGAATTTGTCATTTTTGTCATCCCTCACTCTAGGGAATTGCGACTTGTATGGCGAATTCCCAATAAGAATTTTCAAGTTACAATACTTGACATTTCTTAGTGTGAGATCAAACCAAGAGCTTTCTGGTTATTTGCCTGACTTTAATGGAAGTAGTCCTCTCACGTGGCTATCACTCGGAGGCACTAATTTTTCCAGAAATGTTCCTTCATCAATCAGAAAGCTTGACGCATTGAATTACTTGAATTTGGCTGAATGTAGTTTCTCAGGTCCAATTCCTGCTTCACTGGCAAACCTTACCCAACTCAACTATTTGTCACTTGCAACGAATAATTTTGTTGGCGGTCCCTTGTCTTGGCTTGGTAAGCAAACTGAGCTTACCTCTCTCCACCTTACCTCCACCAATTTAAATGGTCCTATTCCAGTTTCTCTTGGAAACCTCACGCAGCTCACTGATCTTTTTCTTGACGAGAATCAACTTAGTGGTCCAATCCCACCTTTGTTAGGTAACCTTAGCAGAGTAACTAACTTAGATCTTAGTGACAACAGGTTGAGTGGTTTAATTCCTGAATCATTGTTCAATTTGAATCTCAGTGAACTTTCGCTATTTGGAAATAACCTTCATGGTAAATTGGACATTTGTAGGCTGCCAAGTACCTTAATACAGCTCCAACTAGGTGGGAACAAACTAGAAGTGTCTCAATCTAAAATTATGAATACAACTCTGTTTCCAAAGCTTTCGACTCTGGTATTGTGTGCGTGCAACATAAACGAGTTTCCAGATTTCCTAAGACATCAACAAAACTTGAATTGGTTGGCGCTTTCCTTTAATAAATTGCACGGTCAAATACCCAAATGGATGTTGAATACAAGCACAGAAAGTTTGATGTTCCTAGACCTTAAGCACAACTTCCTTTCGGATTTTGGCCAACTAAATGTTGTCCTTCCATGGGTTAACCTAAAAGTTTTGTTTGTTGGGCAAAATTTGCTAGATGGATCACCACCCATACCTCCACAGAGCATCATCTATTATTCATTTGACAACAACAATCTTACCGGGGAACTTTCACAATTGATGTGCAATATAAGTACCCTTCAGTACGTTGATTTCTCAAATAACAAGTTGAGTGGCACCATTCCGCCGTGTCTTGGTAACTTCAGTGATGATCTACAAGTATTAGTTCTTAGAAACAACTCTTTCCATGGCACTCTTCCTCAAAGATACAGCAACACAAGCAACCTGAAGATGCTTGATGTCAGTTATAATCAATTGCATGGGAAAATACCGAGGTCACTGGCAAATTGTGTGATGCTTGAGTCTCTTGTTCTGTCAGTGAATAAGTTCAGTGATGTTTTCCCTTTTTGGTTGGCGAGTCTCCCAGAGTTGAAACTCCTAGCGATGCACCACAATGCATTCTATGGTGTGATTGGGAATACCAAAGAAAATCTTCATTTTCCCGAGCTGCGCATTCTTGATCTGTCTTACAATAATTTCAGAGGTGAGTTTCCATCTGAATACATCTTTTCTGGAAATGCCATGAGAGGTATAGTTCTGAGCCAACCCACATATATGGAGGCATCCTCAGATCTGAATATCCCTAATGTTAATGCACCTaggttttcttattctttcacGGTCACTATCTCAAACAAAGGTTTCGAGAGATACTACGGGCATATCCAAGAAGACCTTGGGGTCATTGATATCTCATCCAATAATTTCCGAGGGAAGATTCCAGAATTCATTGGGAACTTGAAAGGGCTTCGCTttctcaacatttccaataacaTCTTCAACGGCAGCATCCCATCattcttggaaaatttgacATTGCTTGAAGCGTTGGACCTTTCACAGAACCAGCTCTCGGGAGAGATTCCTCAGCAACTAGTTCAGCTTACGTCTCTTGCGAATTTTAATGTATCCTACAACAATCTCACAGGTTCTATACCGCAAGGGCGCCAATTTCAGACATTCGAGAACACATCATATAAGGGAAACCCAGAATTGTGTGGAGACCCTTTGACAAGGAGATGTGGGAACTCTATTGCCCCAGCTCAACTGCCACCTTCAAACAGCATTGAAGAAAATGTTTCAGGCTCTGCTTTTGAACTTGACTGGAAATTTGTGTTGGCTGGATTTGGAAGTGGGTTGCTAGTGGGAGTGGTACTTGCAGACGTGGCGATTACACGGAGGCGTGAGTTGTTTCTGGAGATAGTTGGGATGTTGATCAGACTAATGAAAAGGATCAAAAGGCAGAGGAGGTATTAA